One window of the Archaeoglobus sulfaticallidus PM70-1 genome contains the following:
- a CDS encoding S8 family serine peptidase, giving the protein MECRIFVKALAIVLIVFILFPSALGENVIVLLDKNPKAKMKGHTILSEIPVKGKRDLWLVNGVAINASPEVIDELKMKGFRVVPDYIVRLPDFEVNTNDVTGSNAFDIQSSIQATSNIAWGVDFMDAEKVWGLGIDGGGIKVAVVDTGIYPHKDFSDRIIAWKDFVNNKNYPYDDNGHGTHVAGTVAGNGASGTITGVAPDAYLMGVKVFDSSGSAPVSRVIEGLQWAYSNGADVISYSGGVLQMEWFYYSSSLSASEVEEYNISVEPHLFEEAYKPAFITLNIWSSDLNNLSFTLYDPNGNEVQGIEINWTQTNDMVYGFYNDDKPLINGNWTLKVESLKNTENYIWYSGNGNNLDNTLSRDFDLRNITKATLRFKTYYDIDEGWDYGYVEVVCNNTTYVLAEYTGYSKPYVEEINLSKFAGNNITLVFRYVTDSSVVYPGWYIDDIEIPEIGFYDDVEKGSTGWNASGWSIVEEGVIPYYVKVYVGYESDGTSLADKAVDAIVRNGTAVVIAAGNSGSYGFRTINSPGTSYSAITIGAIDSSARIADFSSRGPVGFGSNITIKPDFVAPGYNIVSTCLWGYCYMSGTSMATPHISGVIALMLQVNPKLTPEEIRNILKNASIDLGDAGPDNVYGFGMVNAFWAVTNSTVKGDINLDGNVDIADITNMAYLLVGKVKADGIHYYNGDLNRNGRIDIGDLAKLWYTLNERFELGGVTGQSSNN; this is encoded by the coding sequence ATGGAGTGTAGAATTTTTGTAAAAGCTCTGGCAATTGTGCTGATAGTTTTTATTCTCTTTCCTTCAGCCTTGGGGGAGAATGTTATTGTATTACTCGATAAAAATCCTAAAGCTAAAATGAAGGGTCACACGATACTGTCGGAAATACCAGTTAAGGGGAAAAGGGACCTATGGCTGGTCAATGGTGTTGCCATAAATGCGTCTCCTGAAGTTATTGACGAGTTAAAGATGAAAGGTTTTAGGGTGGTACCTGATTATATTGTTAGACTGCCCGACTTCGAAGTGAATACAAACGATGTTACTGGTAGCAATGCTTTCGATATACAGTCCAGCATACAGGCCACATCAAACATCGCATGGGGCGTTGATTTCATGGATGCCGAAAAGGTCTGGGGTCTTGGCATAGATGGTGGTGGAATCAAGGTTGCTGTTGTTGATACCGGGATCTATCCACATAAAGATTTTTCAGATAGGATAATAGCATGGAAGGATTTTGTGAACAACAAAAATTATCCCTATGATGATAACGGTCACGGAACTCATGTGGCCGGGACTGTGGCTGGAAATGGGGCAAGCGGAACAATAACGGGTGTGGCTCCGGATGCTTATCTGATGGGTGTTAAGGTTTTTGATAGCAGTGGATCGGCTCCGGTTTCTCGGGTTATAGAGGGACTTCAGTGGGCTTACAGTAATGGTGCGGATGTTATAAGCTATAGTGGTGGAGTTTTGCAAATGGAGTGGTTCTACTACTCGTCATCACTCTCAGCAAGTGAGGTTGAGGAGTACAACATCAGCGTTGAGCCTCATCTGTTTGAGGAAGCTTACAAGCCAGCTTTCATAACACTCAATATTTGGTCGTCTGACCTAAATAATCTGAGCTTCACCCTATACGATCCGAATGGTAATGAAGTTCAGGGAATTGAAATTAACTGGACTCAGACGAATGATATGGTTTATGGGTTCTACAACGATGATAAACCTTTGATAAACGGAAACTGGACTTTAAAAGTTGAATCTCTTAAAAATACAGAAAACTACATCTGGTATTCCGGAAATGGGAACAATTTGGATAACACTCTTAGCAGAGATTTTGACCTTAGGAACATTACAAAAGCGACACTCAGGTTTAAAACATACTATGACATTGATGAAGGATGGGATTATGGTTATGTCGAGGTTGTGTGCAACAACACAACTTATGTGCTCGCAGAATACACAGGCTATTCCAAGCCATATGTTGAGGAGATCAATCTGAGCAAGTTTGCTGGAAACAACATAACGCTAGTATTCAGATACGTTACCGATTCCAGTGTTGTTTATCCGGGCTGGTATATCGATGACATAGAGATTCCTGAAATAGGATTTTACGATGATGTCGAAAAGGGTAGCACTGGATGGAATGCGAGCGGATGGAGCATTGTAGAAGAAGGGGTTATACCATATTATGTTAAGGTTTATGTAGGATACGAGAGTGACGGAACGAGCTTGGCGGATAAGGCTGTTGATGCCATCGTGAGAAATGGAACAGCGGTTGTCATTGCTGCTGGGAATAGCGGATCATATGGTTTCAGAACCATAAACTCGCCGGGAACATCCTACTCTGCCATAACTATTGGAGCCATAGACAGCAGTGCCAGGATAGCTGATTTCAGCTCAAGAGGTCCTGTAGGCTTTGGAAGCAACATTACAATTAAGCCGGATTTCGTTGCTCCCGGGTATAATATTGTATCAACATGTCTCTGGGGCTACTGTTACATGAGCGGAACCTCGATGGCGACACCCCACATCAGTGGAGTGATAGCATTGATGCTCCAGGTTAATCCCAAGCTGACACCTGAAGAAATCAGAAACATACTCAAAAACGCATCAATTGATCTTGGAGATGCCGGGCCAGATAATGTGTATGGCTTCGGGATGGTCAATGCATTCTGGGCGGTAACGAACAGCACTGTGAAGGGAGATATAAACCTGGACGGGAATGTGGATATAGCGGATATAACCAACATGGCATATCTTCTTGTTGGCAAGGTTAAAGCCGATGGCATTCACTACTACAACGGAGACCTCAACAGAAACGGTAGGATAGATATCGGTGACCTTGCGAAGCTGTGGTACACTCTTAATGAAAGATTTGAGTTAGGTGGGGTTACAGGTCAATCAAGTAACAATTAA
- the hisG gene encoding ATP phosphoribosyltransferase — MFERKNGVKIYFPDGHLEKPVWDAMIEAGYKLKKSERGYHISVDHPEIILKQVRPQIMPFYIMRGRGDGGFTGEDILENSMLRYEKLNEKVVVVERLPFRPTKLVVAVSEEMYPGVKTIEDLKEVAGDKELMFASEFPDLAKKYCEEKGLNAIVFDPIGKTEASILPPDPEADLILEITEFGTTLRENGCRIIDVVKDPVYSVFIANKESYSNPHKRKLMENLITDIKEVLDSRNLVSFLFNVPDENDIPKILEFLTSEGFDPTVSKLAKGGVAIHIIIDRSKVKFLKPVIREMGGKRIATQPVISFGE, encoded by the coding sequence ATGTTCGAGCGAAAGAACGGAGTGAAAATATACTTCCCGGATGGACATCTGGAGAAGCCAGTATGGGATGCGATGATCGAGGCAGGATATAAGCTGAAGAAGAGCGAAAGAGGTTATCACATCAGTGTTGACCATCCCGAGATCATTTTAAAGCAGGTCAGGCCCCAAATCATGCCATTCTACATTATGAGGGGTAGAGGAGATGGTGGTTTTACCGGAGAGGATATTCTCGAGAACTCCATGCTTAGATATGAAAAGCTGAATGAGAAGGTTGTTGTTGTGGAGAGGTTACCTTTCAGACCGACAAAACTTGTTGTTGCAGTATCAGAAGAAATGTATCCGGGAGTAAAAACAATTGAAGATCTGAAAGAGGTTGCCGGAGATAAAGAGCTTATGTTCGCATCCGAGTTCCCAGATCTGGCTAAAAAATATTGCGAGGAGAAGGGATTGAATGCTATTGTTTTTGATCCCATTGGCAAAACAGAGGCATCAATTCTTCCCCCAGATCCAGAAGCAGATTTAATTTTGGAAATAACCGAATTCGGGACAACTTTGAGAGAGAACGGATGCAGAATAATAGATGTCGTTAAAGATCCTGTTTATTCCGTTTTCATAGCAAATAAAGAATCATACAGCAATCCGCACAAGAGAAAACTGATGGAAAATCTGATAACAGACATAAAAGAGGTGCTCGATTCAAGAAATCTCGTTAGCTTCCTGTTCAATGTCCCGGATGAGAACGACATACCCAAGATACTTGAGTTCCTCACCAGCGAGGGTTTTGATCCAACCGTATCAAAGCTCGCTAAAGGCGGCGTGGCAATACACATAATTATCGACAGATCGAAGGTTAAGTTCCTCAAGCCCGTTATCAGAGAGATGGGAGGCAAGAGAATAGCCACACAGCCAGTAATATCCTTTGGAGAGTGA
- a CDS encoding acyl-CoA dehydrogenase family protein: protein MKNLQEVISLIQKRSAEIDAKNEMPEEVLKALFENGLMSALASKDFGLESYSKASLIAEELAKVSAGVAHVTVVHNMAVDALRLFGSEDQKEYMKRLVESDVGTIAITEPSGGSDVASMKTVAEKVEGGYLINGRKTLITNAAFAKIFIVFAKVDGKITAFIVDRDDGITTRKLNPSGFRGSGLSSVEFKDVFVSEDSILGGTGKGMKVALATLAVNRIPFSAIGLGIAKRCFELAVKYAKGRDAFGKKLMDFQGMQWMLADIFADIEALDKLIKYSAMVADGEIEGSTTVLGAVCKLKAAEVAKRCADVAIEVYGGHGVMSGSPVERAYRDAKILDIAEGTSEIMKVILSRSF, encoded by the coding sequence ATGAAAAACCTGCAGGAGGTTATCTCCCTCATCCAGAAAAGATCTGCTGAGATTGATGCAAAAAACGAGATGCCTGAAGAGGTTCTGAAAGCCTTATTCGAAAACGGTTTGATGTCAGCATTAGCAAGTAAAGATTTTGGTCTGGAAAGCTACTCAAAAGCCTCGCTGATTGCTGAAGAGCTTGCAAAGGTCAGTGCTGGGGTGGCACATGTTACAGTTGTTCACAACATGGCAGTTGATGCCTTAAGACTCTTCGGCAGCGAAGATCAGAAAGAATACATGAAAAGGCTGGTTGAATCAGATGTCGGAACCATAGCGATAACCGAGCCATCAGGGGGGAGCGATGTCGCATCGATGAAAACAGTGGCAGAGAAAGTTGAAGGGGGCTATCTGATTAACGGAAGAAAAACCTTGATAACTAATGCCGCTTTTGCGAAGATATTCATTGTTTTTGCCAAGGTTGATGGGAAGATCACTGCATTTATCGTGGATAGAGACGATGGCATAACAACAAGAAAGCTCAACCCCTCTGGATTTCGAGGGAGCGGACTTTCTTCAGTCGAGTTCAAGGATGTTTTCGTTAGCGAAGACAGCATCCTCGGCGGGACTGGCAAGGGTATGAAGGTGGCTCTGGCTACCTTAGCAGTCAACAGAATTCCTTTTTCAGCGATAGGTCTCGGGATTGCGAAAAGATGCTTCGAGCTTGCAGTAAAATACGCCAAAGGGAGAGATGCCTTCGGCAAGAAGTTGATGGACTTTCAGGGAATGCAGTGGATGCTCGCAGACATTTTCGCAGATATCGAAGCGTTAGACAAACTGATAAAATACTCAGCAATGGTAGCCGATGGAGAGATAGAGGGGTCAACCACAGTGCTTGGAGCTGTATGCAAGCTGAAGGCTGCCGAGGTTGCGAAGAGGTGTGCAGATGTGGCGATAGAGGTCTATGGAGGGCATGGAGTGATGTCCGGCTCTCCTGTAGAGAGAGCATACAGAGATGCCAAGATTCTTGATATAGCTGAGGGTACTTCTGAGATCATGAAGGTAATCCTGTCAAGGAGCTTCTGA
- a CDS encoding DUF294 nucleotidyltransferase-like domain-containing protein, whose translation MAAPPKEFLRKIKPFSFLSEKELDYLVANLDVEAYEKGEVVFKKGKHSKYVYVVFQGSVGLYDDDTLIDVVTRGEIFGIISAITGNPLSLTAIAMEDLICYEIKKDAFNEIFEKNPKFSAFFTTFINKRFRSFTNLVRETEGTLQEEIYLMSVEKLIRKDPVVCSRDTVVEDAAKTMINNRVGSIVVVENGKPVGVLTDSDLKKVLVYGDKKDPVERHMVSPAIYIDSEKPVFEAYLTLLNKGINHLIVVNKDSKAIGVITSKDILSQLEPASSLISLYRGIQKASSIEELKSYLSGVRKAVAALALKGFHFYELSRMITSVYDSAVHRVLVMTEKEFDLPDYVWIHMGSSGRKEQIIATDQDNMIIYDGDKKEVLEFAKRVNDRLDEIGIPKCTANYMASNPKWNLTIDEWKDNFKRWFNALTGENIRYLSVFLDLRPIHGDTSLYTELLEFIKDNITSQAIRFLALDATTIEPPIGIFGIKGLDKGLDIKKFGIYPIANGVRVLALENGIVKITNTKERIERLSEISAIGDRKDDLLEAYEFLQELRLRHQSISFSAGFEGDNIIKIDEIDKIESFVLREALKIVSSFQKFIKGRYKVYGL comes from the coding sequence ATGGCCGCACCACCAAAGGAGTTCCTCAGGAAGATAAAGCCATTCTCATTTTTATCTGAAAAAGAGCTTGACTATCTGGTCGCAAACCTGGATGTTGAGGCATATGAAAAGGGAGAGGTTGTTTTCAAAAAAGGTAAGCACTCAAAGTATGTCTATGTCGTCTTTCAGGGTTCTGTCGGGCTGTATGATGACGATACGCTCATAGATGTTGTTACAAGGGGTGAGATATTCGGAATAATTTCTGCAATAACAGGAAACCCGTTATCGCTAACCGCTATCGCAATGGAAGATCTGATATGCTACGAGATCAAGAAGGATGCGTTCAACGAGATTTTCGAGAAAAACCCGAAGTTCTCAGCTTTCTTCACAACATTCATCAACAAGAGGTTCAGATCCTTCACGAACCTCGTCAGAGAGACTGAAGGTACACTGCAAGAAGAGATATATCTGATGAGCGTCGAGAAGCTGATCCGTAAAGATCCTGTTGTTTGTAGCAGAGACACTGTAGTGGAGGATGCTGCAAAGACGATGATAAACAACAGGGTTGGATCGATCGTTGTTGTTGAGAATGGAAAACCCGTCGGGGTTCTCACCGACAGCGATCTGAAGAAGGTTCTGGTTTATGGAGACAAAAAAGATCCTGTTGAGAGGCACATGGTCTCTCCAGCGATTTATATTGATAGCGAGAAGCCTGTCTTTGAAGCTTATCTGACCTTGCTGAACAAGGGAATAAATCATCTGATTGTTGTGAACAAGGATTCGAAGGCCATTGGAGTCATAACGAGCAAGGATATCCTGTCACAACTGGAGCCAGCATCCTCACTCATCTCCCTGTACAGGGGAATACAGAAGGCCAGCAGCATTGAAGAGCTGAAATCTTACCTGAGTGGAGTTAGAAAAGCTGTTGCTGCTCTGGCGTTGAAGGGTTTCCACTTCTACGAGCTCAGCAGAATGATTACCTCCGTCTATGATTCAGCAGTCCACAGGGTGCTCGTGATGACCGAAAAGGAATTCGACCTGCCAGATTATGTCTGGATCCACATGGGAAGTTCTGGAAGAAAGGAGCAGATCATTGCGACTGATCAGGACAACATGATAATTTACGATGGCGATAAGAAGGAGGTGCTCGAGTTCGCGAAAAGAGTCAACGACAGGCTTGATGAAATAGGCATTCCAAAATGCACGGCCAACTACATGGCCTCAAACCCCAAATGGAATCTAACCATTGATGAGTGGAAGGATAACTTCAAGAGGTGGTTTAACGCATTAACCGGAGAAAATATAAGATACCTTTCGGTCTTTCTCGATCTGAGGCCGATTCATGGAGATACCAGCCTCTACACTGAGCTTCTGGAGTTCATAAAGGATAACATAACCTCTCAGGCAATAAGGTTCCTCGCCCTTGACGCAACCACAATTGAGCCCCCGATCGGAATTTTCGGGATCAAAGGGCTGGATAAGGGACTGGATATTAAAAAGTTCGGAATATATCCAATAGCGAACGGTGTCAGGGTGCTGGCACTTGAAAATGGAATTGTAAAGATAACTAACACCAAAGAGAGAATTGAGAGATTATCTGAGATCTCAGCTATTGGCGATAGAAAGGATGATCTGCTTGAGGCTTACGAGTTCCTGCAGGAGTTGAGATTGAGACACCAGTCGATTTCATTTTCAGCTGGATTTGAAGGAGACAACATAATAAAAATCGATGAGATCGACAAGATCGAGAGCTTTGTTTTGAGAGAGGCTTTAAAGATTGTTTCCTCATTCCAGAAGTTCATAAAAGGAAGATACAAGGTGTATGGACTATAG
- a CDS encoding 3'-5' exonuclease, with protein MNLRSARFSVIDLETTGLNVKRDEILSIAVVPMQGTKILSSESFHTYIKPKRYKLKSMRIHGIDPSTIENAPKFSEVSKYLFDLLRDTIIVGHAVEIDFSFLKKYFKNENMNLNNKYIDIAIVEKWLCERLGERKGNMDLTLDVLLKSYNLSGRFRHHALTDAFLTAQIFQIQLLKMLKYGMNSVERILSIMESSKATRIDFIF; from the coding sequence ATGAACCTCAGATCAGCAAGATTTTCGGTTATCGATCTCGAGACCACCGGATTGAATGTAAAGAGAGATGAAATCCTATCTATAGCCGTAGTGCCAATGCAAGGGACGAAGATACTGAGCAGTGAGAGCTTTCATACATACATAAAGCCAAAGAGATACAAACTGAAGTCGATGAGGATCCATGGGATCGATCCCAGCACGATAGAGAACGCACCAAAATTTTCCGAGGTTTCAAAATACCTGTTCGACCTCCTAAGGGATACTATAATTGTTGGACATGCAGTTGAGATAGATTTCAGCTTTCTCAAGAAATATTTCAAAAACGAGAACATGAACCTGAACAACAAGTACATAGACATAGCGATAGTGGAGAAGTGGCTCTGTGAGAGGCTGGGAGAGAGAAAGGGCAATATGGATCTGACTCTCGATGTTCTCCTGAAATCATACAACCTCAGCGGGAGGTTCAGGCATCATGCCTTGACAGATGCTTTCCTGACAGCCCAGATATTCCAGATCCAGCTTCTCAAGATGCTCAAATACGGGATGAATTCTGTGGAAAGAATTCTCTCCATTATGGAGTCCTCAAAGGCTACGAGAATTGACTTTATTTTTTAA
- a CDS encoding energy-coupling factor ABC transporter ATP-binding protein, whose protein sequence is MHLREVVVSAENVSYEYPDGTLAVKDFSAEIRDGERIVLLGPNGCGKSTLIMLLSGLVKPKTGKIRIFGVEPNRNNAEFLRRNIGVVFQNPDDFLFNPTVLEELLYTPSQLNIPYDEAVELARTHARKFGIDYLLEKPPFRLSGGEKKKVSIVCALMLDPKILFLDEPTANVDGKTRRKIVEILQKRNSTLIVATHELDIVPKIADRIILIGMDKKVKADGSLEILEDHGLLESAGVI, encoded by the coding sequence GTGCATCTGAGAGAGGTAGTGGTTTCAGCAGAGAATGTATCATATGAGTATCCAGATGGGACTTTAGCCGTAAAGGATTTCTCGGCTGAGATACGAGATGGGGAAAGGATAGTTCTGCTTGGGCCAAATGGGTGTGGAAAGTCCACACTGATCATGCTTCTGTCGGGGCTGGTTAAGCCCAAGACAGGAAAAATCAGGATTTTTGGAGTTGAACCAAACAGAAATAATGCCGAGTTTTTGAGAAGGAACATCGGTGTGGTTTTCCAGAATCCAGATGATTTCCTTTTCAACCCAACAGTCCTCGAAGAGCTTCTTTATACGCCTTCTCAGCTCAACATTCCTTACGATGAAGCTGTCGAGCTTGCCAGAACCCATGCACGAAAGTTTGGAATTGATTATCTCCTTGAGAAACCACCATTCCGGTTGAGCGGTGGGGAGAAAAAGAAAGTGTCAATCGTATGTGCCCTGATGCTGGATCCAAAAATTCTTTTCCTGGATGAACCTACTGCAAATGTTGATGGAAAGACGAGGCGGAAGATTGTGGAAATCCTGCAAAAAAGAAATTCTACGCTGATCGTTGCCACTCATGAGCTCGACATTGTGCCGAAAATAGCAGATCGGATCATTCTGATTGGCATGGATAAAAAAGTGAAAGCTGATGGAAGTCTTGAGATACTTGAGGATCATGGGCTTCTGGAGTCTGCAGGAGTGATATGA
- the cbiQ gene encoding cobalt ECF transporter T component CbiQ has product MIELIEKTAKEASAFFNNFFSSERTVYKNGFLQRVDPRIKIAGIFLLIVLTTTTFDVDKLLAVFFVVVLFLILSKIEVMLFLKRVWLFPLFSFIIVMPHMFGYSGINWDGFVYAAVFTFRVLIAVALLSLLILTTPFSDIVSAFRSYRLPETFVSIIVVTYRYIHLTFSELFRIILARESRRFRKMGFSEIWRNGGNAMGVFFIRVFERSERLHLASMARGGYRYKPYVKPYKLGSIEGFFILVISIALWWCI; this is encoded by the coding sequence ATGATCGAGTTAATCGAAAAGACGGCAAAGGAGGCCTCAGCATTTTTTAATAATTTTTTTAGCTCTGAGAGGACGGTATATAAGAACGGATTCTTGCAGAGAGTGGATCCCAGAATTAAAATTGCCGGAATTTTTTTGCTGATTGTGCTTACAACGACAACATTTGATGTGGATAAGCTCTTGGCTGTATTTTTTGTAGTGGTGTTATTTTTGATTCTGTCCAAAATAGAGGTTATGCTCTTTTTGAAGAGGGTATGGCTTTTTCCGCTGTTTTCTTTCATTATTGTGATGCCCCACATGTTCGGTTACAGCGGCATCAACTGGGATGGTTTCGTTTATGCTGCAGTCTTTACTTTCAGGGTTTTAATTGCCGTTGCTTTGCTTTCACTCTTAATTCTCACAACGCCTTTCTCCGACATAGTTTCAGCCTTCAGGTCCTACAGACTCCCTGAAACTTTCGTATCGATCATCGTGGTGACATACAGATACATCCACCTGACCTTCTCCGAGCTTTTCAGGATAATTCTTGCAAGAGAGAGCAGGAGATTTCGGAAGATGGGGTTCTCCGAGATATGGAGAAATGGTGGCAACGCGATGGGTGTGTTCTTCATAAGGGTCTTTGAGAGGTCTGAGAGACTCCATCTCGCATCGATGGCGAGAGGGGGTTACAGATACAAGCCGTATGTTAAACCTTACAAGTTAGGCTCAATCGAAGGATTTTTTATTCTCGTGATCTCCATAGCCCTCTGGTGGTGCATCTGA
- a CDS encoding PDGLE domain-containing protein: MSKKFWILLGILLFLSPVFAYLADLVNYSEPLENVAEHLGAEEHQDYEGILPDYSVPGLDMFSGTLISGVIGALITLAVAYGIAKVVASRE, encoded by the coding sequence ATGTCAAAAAAGTTCTGGATCCTGCTTGGTATTCTTCTGTTTCTGTCTCCAGTATTTGCATATCTCGCAGACCTCGTCAACTACTCCGAACCCCTTGAGAATGTTGCTGAGCATCTTGGAGCTGAGGAGCATCAGGATTATGAAGGAATACTTCCGGACTACTCCGTACCAGGCTTGGACATGTTCTCTGGGACCTTGATCTCCGGAGTTATCGGTGCATTGATTACTCTTGCAGTTGCATATGGCATAGCGAAAGTCGTTGCTTCGAGAGAGTAG
- a CDS encoding energy-coupling factor ABC transporter permease, with product MHIPDGFLDLSIAGVFYVLTGIVFVISLIKAKDELDEKRVPVVGMVASAIFAAQMLNWPIPGGTSAHFVGGALAGVILGPYAGFLAMASVLIIQTLVFADGGITALGANIWNMGVVAVFVGYYVFKLLEKKNPYLAAAVAGWLGITLAAIFAGIEIGLSSTFKYSIAVTVPVMGMWHGILGIIEGVITAGVVAYIYSTRPDILFTESKSKVGA from the coding sequence TTGCATATACCTGATGGCTTCCTTGATCTGAGTATAGCCGGTGTTTTTTATGTTTTGACTGGGATAGTGTTTGTCATATCTTTGATAAAGGCTAAGGATGAACTTGATGAAAAGAGGGTTCCTGTTGTTGGGATGGTTGCTTCAGCCATTTTTGCAGCACAGATGCTAAACTGGCCCATTCCAGGAGGTACATCAGCGCACTTCGTGGGTGGTGCACTGGCTGGCGTAATTCTCGGTCCGTATGCTGGATTTCTTGCAATGGCTTCAGTGCTGATCATTCAGACGCTGGTTTTTGCTGATGGTGGTATAACGGCCCTGGGAGCGAACATATGGAACATGGGTGTTGTTGCAGTCTTTGTTGGATACTATGTGTTCAAGCTGCTGGAAAAGAAGAACCCGTATCTTGCAGCAGCAGTAGCCGGGTGGCTTGGCATAACGCTTGCAGCAATATTTGCTGGGATTGAAATTGGGCTGTCAAGTACGTTCAAGTATTCGATTGCTGTGACCGTTCCAGTAATGGGGATGTGGCATGGTATCCTTGGCATTATTGAGGGAGTAATAACTGCTGGTGTTGTTGCATACATATATTCCACAAGGCCGGACATCCTTTTCACGGAGAGCAAATCGAAAGTAGGTGCGTGA